AATTAATTCCTAACACCCAGAAATTATTAACGACAATTCAGGCTAAAGGCATTAATTGGGGAGTGACGGTTATTTCCGTCGCTATCTTGGTGCCGATTGCGACTGGTCAAATCGGTTTTAAGGATTTACTGAATGCATTTAAGTCGCCAGTCGGTTTTGTTGCGGTGGCTTGTGGTGTTTTGGTGGCAATCTTGTCGAGTAAGGGCGTTGGGCTATTATCCCAAAGTCCAGAAATCACGGTGGCATTGGTTTTTGGTACGATTATGGGGGTTGTTCTATTCAAAGGCATCGCGGCTGGTCCAGTGATCGCTTCCGGAATAACTTTTGTAATTATTCAAGTCATGCAGTCATTATCATTGATCAAATAATTAAATAAAAACAGCATAAAGCTGAATGTGAGATAGGAGATATTATGGCAGTAAATCAAGCAATTGGACAAAAAATTTCGGTAACCGTTACCGATGAGAATCAGGATTATTATTTTGCACAGCGGGATGGCTTCACCTATCGGGTGGCTAAATCCGAATTTACTAAAGAACATAAGGTGACCGATGCAATTACTGGGTTTGCCTACGAAAATGAGAATCATGAGTTACAAATCACTACTAAAATTCCACGGGTGCAGATTGGTCGCTTCGATTTTGTGCCAGTTGTAGCGGTGCGCCATGATCTAGGTGTCTTTGTGGACATTGGTTTGCCTAATAAGGATGTCGTCGTTTCGTTGGATGAACTACCTACGATGAAGCAATTATGGCCGGCACGAGGTGATTATTTACTGGTCAGCTTGACTGTTGATAATAAAGGACGTTTATGGGGCGATTTAGCTGATGAAGATCGGTTCCAGCAAATGGCTAAAAAAGCTGAGGCAAGTTTAAAAAATACCAACGTTGTCGGCACGATTTATCGACTAAAAGTAGTTGGCAGTTATGTCTTCACTTCGGAACACTATTTAGGTTTCATTCACCCCAGTGAACGCGATGCAGAACCACGTTTAGGTCAGCACGTTAAGGCACGGGTGATCGGTGTTCGGCCTGACG
This is a stretch of genomic DNA from Loigolactobacillus coryniformis subsp. coryniformis KCTC 3167 = DSM 20001. It encodes these proteins:
- a CDS encoding CvfB family protein translates to MAVNQAIGQKISVTVTDENQDYYFAQRDGFTYRVAKSEFTKEHKVTDAITGFAYENENHELQITTKIPRVQIGRFDFVPVVAVRHDLGVFVDIGLPNKDVVVSLDELPTMKQLWPARGDYLLVSLTVDNKGRLWGDLADEDRFQQMAKKAEASLKNTNVVGTIYRLKVVGSYVFTSEHYLGFIHPSERDAEPRLGQHVKARVIGVRPDGILNLSLRPRAYEAIGDDAQMILAVLLHQPEGKMPYTDKSSPEDIKQYFGISKGQFKRALGHLMKAGVIKQIAGETILVEQNEE
- a CDS encoding DUF441 domain-containing protein gives rise to the protein MESWLFLAIILVVAFLGKNQSLVIASLVVLALKLIPNTQKLLTTIQAKGINWGVTVISVAILVPIATGQIGFKDLLNAFKSPVGFVAVACGVLVAILSSKGVGLLSQSPEITVALVFGTIMGVVLFKGIAAGPVIASGITFVIIQVMQSLSLIK